From the genome of Clavibacter nebraskensis NCPPB 2581:
GAAGTCGATGTCCGTCTTCTCGCCGACGCCGAAGGCCTTGAGGTAGCCGTAGCGGTCCTGGGCAGACAGGCGCTCGCCGAGCGCCGAGATGCCCGTGTTCGAGGAGTCCATGAGCACGCCCGCGAGCGTGAAGTGGAGGTCGGGGTGCACGTAGCTGTCGCTGAGCTTCACGTTCGGGCGCGTGAACGTGTACGGCGCCACCACGTGGGTGCCCGCGTCCGCCTTGCCGGAGTCGAGGAGCGCCGCGGCGGTCACGGTCTTGAGCGTGGATCCGGGCTCGAACGGCGAGCTGAACGCGCGGCTCCCCCGGTCCTCGGGCTTCGTGGCGGACACGTCGTTGGGGTCGACGGACGGGTACTCGGCGACCGCGAGGACCTTGCCGGTCTTCACCTCGACGATGGTCGCGTGCCCGTAGTCGGCGCCGACCTTCACGGCCTGCTCGGCGACGGCGGTCTGGGCGAAGTACTCGAGGTCCGTGTCGATGTTGGTCATCACGTCGCTGCCGTCCTTGGCCGGCTTCTGCGTGACGGTGCTGCCGGCGATCGGCACGCCGTCCGCGCCGCGCTCGTACGTCTGCGCGCCGTCCTGCGCCGCGAGGCACGAGTCGTACTCCTGCTCGAGCCCGGCCTTGATCGTGCCGTCACCCGCGATGTAGCCGAGGATGCTGCCCGCGATCTGCCCGTTGGGGTACGTGCGGCTCGAGACCGCCTGGAAGTAGATCCACGGGATCTTGAGGTCCCGGATGGCCAGGTACGCGTCCACGTCGACGCCCTTGGTCACATAGCCGAAGAGCGACTTCGGGTCCGTGGCGAGCGCGCCGGTGATGAGCCCGTCGATCTCCTCGGGCTTCTGCCCCGTGATCGCGCCCAGCTGCGCCTCCGCGTCCGCGAGCGACACGTCCTGCTTCACCGGCTTGCCGTCGTCGCCCGTCACCGTACGGGTGAAGTCGCCGGCCTTGGAGGGGTCCATCGTCACGTCGTAGCGGAGCACGCTGTCCGCGAGCACCTTGCCGTCGGCGTCGTAGATGCTGCCGCGGACGCCGGGCAGGGTCTGCGAGATGGCCCGCTTGCCGAGCGCCTCCTCGTTGAGCTCCGAGGCCTGCACGACCTGGATGTCGATGAGCTTCACGACGAAGACCCCGATGACGGCGAGTATCGCGATCAGGGAGAAGGCGATGCGCCGTCGGTTCGAGATCGTGCTCACTCGGTGGTTCCTCTCGGTGCCTGTGGTGCGGTGCGGTGCTCCGTCGGAGCGGTGTCGTGCGGTGCCGACGGCCCCTCGGCGGGGCCGGGCGTCAGCGGGTCTGCGGGGTCGGGATCGCCGTGGCCGACGCTAGCCCGGAGGCCGCGCCCGACGCGGGAGGCGCGCTCAGGGTCCCGGCGGTCACCCCGCCGGTCGCCTCGGCGGAGCCCGGGATGGCCGAGCCCGGGTCGACCGCGGCGGCGCCGTCCTGCGCGGTGGCGGCCTGGAGGGCGGCCGCGTGCTTCGTCGGGTCGCTCTCGATGGTGAGTGGCACGCCGGAGAGGAGCGAGTTGCCGATGAGGGTGTCGGCGGTGAGCGCCGTCGTGGCGCCGTCCTTGGCGTGCGGCGTGCCCTGGATGGTGCCGTCGAGCGAGAGGAAGGAGGGCGACGCGCTCGCGACCATGCCGAGCGCCTGGGCGTTCCGCGCCAGGTTCTGCGGGGACGACAGCCGGTCGACGTCCTCGGTCAGCGCCTGGTGCGTGCGGTCCAGCTCCTTCTGCTGCTGCTGCAGCGACTGGATCGCGTACGCCCCGTCGGACAGGCCGATGGAGAGCAGCAGCTGCGCGAGGAGCACGGCGAAGAGCCCGCCCACGACGATCACGGCGTAGACGGTGCGCGGTCGGGCGCGACGCTGGCCGCGGGTGGCCACGACCTCGATGTGGCGGGTGGGCGGCTCGGCGGACGGCCGGATCCGGGGACGCGCGGTCGCGCGTGCTGCATCGGTCATGCGTGTCGCCTCCTGGCTCGTTCGGCGGCGCGCAACCGGACGGATGCGGCGCGGGGGTTCTGGGCGATCTCGTGCTGGTCCGCGAGCTCGGCGCCGCGGACGAGGAGCTTCAGCTCGGGACGGTGCTCGGGGAGCTCGACGGGGAGCCCCACGGGTGCGGTGCTCGTGGACCGGGCGCGCAGCTCGCGCTTCACGATGCGGTCCTCGAGCGACTGGTACGACTCGACGACCACGCGACCGCCGACCGCGAGCCGGTCGATCGCGGCCGGCATCGCCCGCGCCAGCACGCTCAGCTCCTGGTTGACCTCGATGCG
Proteins encoded in this window:
- a CDS encoding peptidoglycan D,D-transpeptidase FtsI family protein, with amino-acid sequence MSTISNRRRIAFSLIAILAVIGVFVVKLIDIQVVQASELNEEALGKRAISQTLPGVRGSIYDADGKVLADSVLRYDVTMDPSKAGDFTRTVTGDDGKPVKQDVSLADAEAQLGAITGQKPEEIDGLITGALATDPKSLFGYVTKGVDVDAYLAIRDLKIPWIYFQAVSSRTYPNGQIAGSILGYIAGDGTIKAGLEQEYDSCLAAQDGAQTYERGADGVPIAGSTVTQKPAKDGSDVMTNIDTDLEYFAQTAVAEQAVKVGADYGHATIVEVKTGKVLAVAEYPSVDPNDVSATKPEDRGSRAFSSPFEPGSTLKTVTAAALLDSGKADAGTHVVAPYTFTRPNVKLSDSYVHPDLHFTLAGVLMDSSNTGISALGERLSAQDRYGYLKAFGVGEKTDIDFPGESSGLVRPWQEWDPQTNYATMFGQGLTTTALQVASIYQTIGNHGVKLPLSLVSGCKAADGTVTDQPDTTGTQVVSPQAADSTVNMLETVVTDGHLSKDLTIPGYRVAAKSGTAQVAEADGKYGKNYLVSIAGLAPAEDPQYVVSISLANPDTMKSSAAAAPVFQKIMSQVLKTYRVPPSSVPSPNLPTTY